The genomic DNA GCCTGTGGCACCGCCACCACCGGCCACCCGTCGGGCAGATCTTCTCGGTCGGGGCCGCCGACGAGGCCGGCACCCTGCGCGCCGTGGCCGTGGTGGGCCGCCCCGTGGCACGGCACCTGGACGGACGGCGCCACCCTCGAAGTCACCCGGACCGCCAGCGACGGCGCGCCCAACGCCAACTCCCTGCTCTACGGTGCCGCCTGGAGAGCGGCCAAGGCCCTCGGATACCGGCGTCTGATCACGTACACGCAAGCGGGCGAAAGCGGCGCCTCTCTTCGCGGCGCGGGCTGGCACCTGATCGCCAGCCGCCCGCCCCGGGCCGGATGGCACACCGCATCCCGCCCCCGGTCCAGTCATGGCAACGACCACGTCGCCCGCTTCCTGTGGCAAGCCCCCTGAAACCGCACGCCCGGAGACGACCGACGCACCTGCTGTCCGAACCGACCTCGCCGGCACGTCCCCGCGCCAGGCCGCTGACGCCCCCTAGCAGAACGGAGCCCTCGGTCCCCTGATGAACCCGACCGCGCCTGCCGAGCACCTTCTCGACCTGGCCATGCAGTTCACCCGGCACAACGACGACCTGGCCCGCCTCCGGATGACCCTGGCCCGGTACGGATTGTCCGGCTCCAGCCCCGCCACCGCCCTGACCGACCACGCCGCCGTCACCCAGCGCCTGGCCAACGCGACGATGGACATCGTTGACGTCCTCAAGGCGCAGCCGATGTACCTCAGCCCTGCGATCCGCACCGTATACGCGCGAGTGTGGCAACTCGCCTACCTGGTCAGCGACTCCACCGACCACCTCCTGGACGCCGTGAACATCATCGACGACACCCGCGCCGGAATCCCCGGCCCCACCGGGATTCCCCTGAGCCACAAGGAAGTCCTCGGTGAGGCCGGCCGCCGCGTCGAACTCGTGCGGGACCTGACCGCACTCGGCGCCCCCGACGCCGTGGCCACCGCCGAGTTGTTCGTCACCGACCGGCGTCGCTGGGGCGCGCCCCCATTGCATCAGCCGCCCTCGCTGTCGCCCACGCAGCACGCTGCGCTGCGCGCCGTCGCGCAGGGCGAGGTGACGATCGCCAACGGCAAGCCGCACCTCCACCGCGACGGCATCCGCCTGTCCATCAGCACCATCCGCTCCCTGGAGTCCGCCGGCCTGGTGGCCCGCGCCCCCTGCCCGCTGCTGCTGCACGACGAGCGCATCCACCTCACCCCCGACGGGCGCCGCGGCCTGACGGCCACCTTCGGCCGGGAACGGCCCCCGAAGCCCACCACCACCCGCGCGGCCGGCCGCCCGGTCACCACAGCGGCACGCACGCCGACCCGGTGATCCGCTCCCCCTATCGCTGGCCCCGTTCCTTCCTCCCCTCCCAGGGGACAACACCCCCGGAGCGCCCGCTGACCTCCTCCGTCGACCTCACCGAAGAGATCCACCACCTGCGCCGCCTCGCGGCCGGTTTCAAAGCCCTCGACGACTCGGTCCTCGGCCTCACCGTCATCCCGGGCGCCGACGCGCTCCGTCGACTCGTACCCCTGCTTCTCACGAGCCAGGAGCTGGTCAGCAAGACCCTCCTGCGCCTGTCCGCCCTCGAAAGCAGCCCGTACGCCGAAGCCGCCGGCAGCCTGCAAGGACTGAACGCCCTCCGGGCCCTTGTCCTGGAGGCGTCCCTGGCCAGTTGCAACCTCGCCCACGCGGTGGCCGCCAACCCCCTCCACGGCGTCCCCTTCGGCCGTCTCGACCAGGACGACAACGGCAGCCGCGAGGCCCGGCACGCCGACGCGGTGCCGGCAATCGAAGGCCACCTCGCCGACAGTGCCCTCCAGCTCGACGTGTGCGCGGACGGATGCCTCTACCTCGCCGGGAGCATCGCCCGCACCCTCGACCACACCGCCTCGAAGCACACGACTACGAGCGCGAGACAGGCTGTCCACAAGCTCAGTCAGACACAGCACAAGGCACTCCAAGCGCTGGCCAGGGGCGGAGCGACGATGCAGACCAAGGGCCGCGGTTCGACCTTCGTCCTCACTCCCGACCGCACCCGGATCACCATCGCCACGTTCCAAGCCCTGGACAAGCGCGGCCTGGTCCACCTCGACACCTCCGTACCGCTCTACCAGGGGCGGCCCATCACCGTGACCGCCAACGGGCGCCGCGCACTGGCCCAGCACCGCGTGCACGCCGAAGCGACCGCCCCGCCGGCAGCCGCGCCCTCACCCCGCGCACCGGCCGCAGCCCCGCGACGGTGAAACCCCGGTCTCCTGCGCCCCGGTAAGCGACGACCGAAGGCAGGCCCCTTACGTCCTCCGACACCCCGACCGCCCATGATGTGGCACGCGCCCTCGCCGACCAGATCCGTCCCGGCGCCGCTCCCCGTGACGTGACCGTCAGCTTCGGCGTCCGCCGGCAAGCAGCAGCCGAATACCACCACCGCTCCCGCGGCGGCCCCGTCACGGTTTTCGCCCAGGCCCTGCACGCCGCCCTCTACGGCCTCCCCGTCGACGACGACCCGCTGCCCACCGCCCTGGACGAACTCCTGCAGGCCACGCACACCGCAACGAGCCCCGAGCAGCGGACAGCGGTGCTGCGCCGGCTCGCCGACCAACTGGGCAACGCTGCCGAGATCATCCAGCGCTACCAGTACCAAGCCCAAGCCGACCGGCTCCCCGACGACATCGCCACGCAACTCAGCGACGCCTGCAGCCAAGCCCAACGGATAGCCGAGATCCTCGACCGCGCGGCGCCCGAGTTCAGCAGCCCGCCCGCCACGCAGGTGTCGCCTGGCCCGCAATCGCGCCACGCCGCGGGCCCGCCCGCGACCCCACCCGGACACCGCCGCTGACCTCCGCCAGCACGCGGCGCCCCTTTCACCACGGCACCGCCCCCCTGGTCTGGCCACCACCCTGCTCGAAATGGAGGGCTACTTCCCGCCCCGGTACACCGAGCTGCTCGTGCCAGAGCATTCGGCTGGCTCCGCTTCGACACTGAAGCCGCCCGCCAGGAGGCACGGCCCCGCCGCGTGGCCAGGTTGGCGAGCCCTGCAACACCCCCCTTCCCGGAGGCACCGATTCCCCACCCTCCTGCCAACACGGACACCCTTGCCCGGTTCCGGCAGCTCCACTACCACCTTCGTCTGGACTGCAACGCGGCCCTTCACGAGGCGCGCAACGAGTTCGGCGTCACCATCGACCCGGTCGCCCACCAGGACGCCACGGCCTCGCGCAACCGCGCAGCCGCCGAGGAGTTCCGCGTGCTGATGCTCCCGCACACGGCCGGGTTCATCGACCAGGCCCGTACAGCCCTCGACATGATGCCCCCGGCCAACCACCTGGACGACTGGCGCCTGCTGCTCGACGATCTGGAGCACGCCGCCACCGAGTGCCGCCGCATCCTGGACATCGAGCCCGTCACCGGCGACGAGAAGGCCCACCGTGCTCAGGATGCGGCCCTGTGGCCGTATGTGACCACCTGGGCCGAGCACGGCTACCTCGTGGACAGCCTGATCAAGCAGCTCCACCCCGTGGCCCCGGCCCCGGTGCCGTCCGATACCGAACAGCGCCAGCTCACCCAACAAGTGCATGCCGCCCGCAGTCACGGCCGCCTGGACATCGTCCGCACCTGGTGGGACACCGCCGGCCGACTGATCTCCCTGGTCCGCATCGAGGGGCGAAATCCGCTCCTCGCACTGGCCGGGGACCTCGACAGCCCTGAGCTGAAGATCCTGGGACGATTCGAGGACGAAGACGAGGCCATCGGCGCCTGCCCACCGGCAGCGCCGGCAGGCGTCCTGCGCCCCGACGTCTCCAGCACCGACACCATCCCGCCGATCCAGACCACTGTGCCGGATCTGACGCGGTGGGTCATCGAGGCCAGAGGCGGGGTCGATGCGGGCATCGCACTGCTCGCGGTCACCGATGCGCACGACGCCGCACTGCCCGCGGTGCGCACGCTGCTGGATACCGCGGGCGAGTACGCGGCGGCCACGCAGACCCGCCAGGGCGCTCACCTGGCCGCCCGACTCGAAGGACTCAGCAGCCGCCTGCACGCGCTCGACCGCGAACTCCACGAGGTCGGCCACGAGATGATGAACACGAACGCAGTGCTGCCCCCGCACCGCACCCCCCTGCCCCGGCATCTGCCACCACAACGAGCCGATGACCGGCAGCATCCCGGCCCCGTCAACGCCCAGCACCTGTCGGCTCCGGCGGCGCCCCCCGGGCCCGTCTCGGACGCAGGGCCCGCCCCGGGTACGCGCCGCCGTTCATGACCGCCGCCGACACCCGGCTGTTCGACGTGCCGACGCCGGTCGAGCGGCTGCTTCACCTCGCCGGCCAGTACACCCGGCACAACGACATGCTCGACCTCCTGGCGGCCGAGCCGGACCCGGGCGCCGCGCCCGGCGACGACGCGCTCGCAGGTTCCGCGCAGCAGCTCGCGTACGACACCCGTACCGCGATCACCGCGATCCGGGCAGAGCGGCTCTACGCGAGCACAGAGATGACCGAGATCCTGGCGCGGCTGGGCCAGCTTGCCTACCTCAGCCACGCATCGGCCGGCCACGACGTCCGCACCGCACGTGACCTGACCGCCCTGGCGGCCGACGCCTCGGTGGGCTGCGCGGCGGCGCTGGCCGTCGAGATGCGCCGCCGCGGGGCGATGGCGACCGCCCCGGATGACCGGCTGAGCGCCGAGCGGCGCACCGCACTTGCGGAGATCGCCCGCGGACACGTCACGGTCAGCATCCTCTTCGACCGCGAGCGCGCCCAGTCCCGCCGGCACAACCGTGTCCGGCTGAGCACCCTGCGAGCCCTCGAAAAACACCACCTCACCGGCCGCGACCCCGGCTCCGCGCCTGCCACTTACATCGGCGGCCCGCCCCAGGACCGTTTCCGCCTCACCCCCGCAGGCATCACCGCGCTGGCCTCCGTCATCGCACTACCCCCACCTCCACGGCGGACTTCACCGGGGGCGGCTCTGCGACCCGCGCCCGCGCGCCCACCTCCCGTCCGAAGCCACTGACCCGGAAGGAACACCGCTTCCGTGACCACCTCCGACCTCACTCACCACATGGCCCAACTGCACACTATGTCCCGGGACTTCGCGGAACTCGGCACGCAAGTCCGGGAAGTCGAATGCGCTCCCGGCACCGATGCGCTGCGCGCCATCAGCCCGCTGGTGATCAAGGGCCACCAGCTCGCCGACGCCGTCCTCACCCACCTGAACGCCCTCGACGCCGGGTCCATCACCAAGGTCGCCGGCAGCCGCGACGCTCTGCACGGCATCGCCACGGTCGTGTCCTCCGCCGCCGTCGCCGTCCAGGACCTGACCAGCGCCCTGGCCGCCAACGACTTCACCGGCCAGGAATCCCCGGGAGTCCCGGAACCGACGGACTCCATACGCGCGCACCGCCGTTCCACCGCGGCGAAGGAGTTGTCCGGCCATATGACCGACGCCGCACACCAGCTGGACCTGACCGGAATCCTGTGCATGTACGTGGCGGGCACCATGAAATCGCACCTCGCCGAGGCGCAGGCCCCGACCGCGACACCCACACCGCAAATCCCGGCCGAGAAACGTGCCTCCAGCCCGGGGCGGCGCTGAACCGCACACGCCAGCCGTAGCGGGACCCTCCGCCTCGGTTCCGGATACTCCGTCCCGCAGCGCCGACGGTTCGGCACCAACCCCGGCGGGTCACGCGCCCGCCGGGGTTGGTTCTCATCCCCAAACTGAAAATTCCACTGGAGCACGGTGTCTTTTCTGTATGTCCCCGACGTGTTCATCGGATCCACCGACGACGCGCACACCTTCGTCGTCATCAACCGCCGCATCCCCGACGCCGACCGGATGCTGGCCGAGGCCGGGTTCCAGGCACGCGAGCACCACGGTCGCACCCTCTATGTCCTGCCGCCGGCCACGGCTCAGAGTTCGCACGAACGCGCCGGAGCCATCATGTACGGGCTTCTGGCCCACACTCACGACCTGATCGATTTCTCCTGGACGACGCTCTGGAGCCCCGATCGTCCCGTAAGCAATCCGGACCTCCACTTCCGGTTCAGCGACAACACCGTCTCGGTGACAGCCAAGAGCGCCACGGCCCGCTCCATTCTGGAACAGCACCACTTCATCCCGATGGCAGACGGCGCGTCCTACCGCCCGCCGGACAAGCTGAGCAAACGCGGTCTGATCAGCGCCGTCACCCTGACCGACGGGCACGCCCACGCCCACGGACTGGATGTCCGCATCAGCCTCGGCATCCCCACACTGGCCGACATCCCGGCCGCACCCCACGGCCAGTCGTCCGACATCGCCGCACCGCCAGCAACTCCGCGCCCACGCCGAACCCGTTGATCCCACCCGACGCTCCCGCTCCCCTGCCTGCCCACCAACAACGCGCCACCCTATTTCCCCGTCTTCAGGACAGACCATTTCAGATCAGCCCCGATTCCGCGTCCTTTCCCTCGGCGCCGGAGTTCAGTCCAGCACCCTCCTCGCCCTTTCCGCCGAAGGGATCCTCCCGAAGGTCGACTACGCCATATTCGCCGACACCGGATGGGAACCGAAAGCCGTCTACGCCCATCTCGACCGTCTGGAGCAAGACATCGCCAAGCCCTCCGGGATACCGCTACTGCGTGTCTCGTCCGGGAACATCCGCGAAGATGCCCTCGACCCGCATCACCGATTCGCGTCCATGCCCCTCCACATCCTCAACAAGGACGGGCGCCCCGGCATGACCCGAAGACAATGCACCGGCGAATACAAGATAAAACCGATCAAGCAGAAGGTCCGCGAGCTACTCGGCTACCCCTACCCCGCTCGCATCCCCAAGGGGGTGTTCGTCGAGCAGTGGGTGGGCATCTCCACCGACGAGTTCCACCGGGCCAAGGATGCCGACGTCAAGTACATGCGCAACCTCCACCCGCTGCTGGACCTGGACTGGACCAGAGCAGACTGCACCCGATACCTGACCTCACTCGGCCTCGCCGGGACACCGAAATCGAGCTGCCTGGGATGCCCCTTCCACGGCAACGCACAATGGAGGCACATCAGGGACAACTCCCCGGATGAGTGGGCGGACGTCGTCGAGTTCGACGCGGCCATCCGCAACGGCAACGCCCGCGCCAACGCCGGCGGAAACCAACTGCTCGGCGAGGCGTTTCTGCACCGCTCCCGCCTGCCGCTCGATCAGGCCCCGATCGATCACGTCACCGCAGCCGAACGAGCAGCGCTCAGCGCGAGCGAGGCCGAAAGGCTGGAGAACGGTGTCGTGGACGGCTGCTCACCCTGGGCGTGCCGCGGCGACGCCGCGCAGGACGACTTCGATCTGGCCGCGTGATCCTCGACCTCTTCGCGGGACCAGGAGGCTGGAGCCAGGCAACAAGCGTCCTCGGCGTACGGGACGTCGGATTGGAATGGGACGCATGGGCCTGCCGGACCCGCACCGCCGCCGGGCACCTGACCGTCCGCACCGACGTCGCGGCGTACCCGACATGGCCGTTCCCCGGCCGGACACACGGGCTGATCGCTTCCCCGCCGTGCCAGGCGTGGAGCATCGCCGGTAAGCGACTTGGCCTGGTGGACCAGCCGCTGGTCCACCAGGCGGTCGAGGATCTCGCCGCCGGCCGCGACACCAGAGCCCGACTGCTGTCCGCCTGTCGTGATGAGCGCTCCCTGCTGGCCGCCGAGCCGATGCGCTACCTGCACGCCCTGAACACGGTCGGCGAGCCCGAGTGGATCGCGATGGAGGAGGTCCCCCACGTCCTTCCGCTGTGGCAGCAGTACGCGGCGATCCTGCGCGCCTGGGGCTACTCGGTATGGGCGGGCATCCTCAACGCCGCGGACTACGGGGTGCCGCAGACGAGAAGGCGGGCCGTTCTGCTGGCCTCCCGGGTGCGTACGGCGCATCCGCCTGCGCCGACGCATGCGCAAGCCGCTGAGCCGGAGTCGCTGTTCGGCCCGGGCCGCGCCCGCTGGGTCAGCATGGCCCAGGCCCTCGGGTGGGGCGCGACCGACCGGCCCGTTCCCACCGTCTGCGCCGGCGGGGGACCCGGCGGCGGCCCGGAACCGTTTCCTTCCGGCTCCCGTAAGACCCTCACCGACGCCCGCAAGCGCGGCACCTGGACACACCCCGCCGACGACGGCGCCACCTCCCCCGGCCGTCGCGGTGGAGGGCCGGCGTGGTGCCACGAGGCCGGCGACAGCCGTGCCGTCTCGGCTGCCGCGCCGGGCGGGCGGGCACGTCGCTGGTCGTGGTCCCTGCGCAGCAACAACCAGGCCCACGCCACCACCCGGACGATCGACGAGCCCGCCGGCACGCTGTTCTTCGGACACCGCGCGAACGAATGCACCTGGGTCGCCACCCCCTCTGACGCCGGGGATACCGCCGCGCCGGAGCCGATCCGCATCGGGGTCCGCGAGGCCGGCGTGCTGCAGACCTTCCCCGCCAACTACCCCTGGGCCGGCAACAAGGGCCAGCAGTTCTCCCAGATCGGCAACGCCGTCCCACCGCTCCTCGCGGGACATCTCCTCGCCCCGCACCTCGGCGCCACCCTCGACCCCGACGACTTCACCCTCGCCGCCTGATGCCCCACGCCCCCGAACCCGACGAAGACGACCTCGCCCCCATCGCACCGCCCCAGCCCGTGTTCCACGCCGAGCAGGCCCTCCTCGGAGCCCTCCTGTTCGACCCACGCCGTCTGGACGACGTGCGCGGCATCGCCGCCGACTCGTTCTCCACCGCCGCACACACCGCCCTGTACACCGCGATCACCACCCTGCCCCGGCCCGACCCCGCCGAACACGCGAAGAACACCACGTGGCTCGACCGCGTACTCGCCACGAGCCGGGAACAGGCGCGCGGGCTGACCGCCTCCTACCTGCACACCCTCATCCACCTCTGCCCCCGCCCCGGCCACGCCCCCGCCTATGCCCGCATGGTCGAGGCCGAGCACGCCCGCCGCCGCCTGCACACGGCCGCCGACCGCCTCGTCCACACCGTCCACGACGTCTCCCTCCCCCACCCCGTCCAGACGGTGCTCGCCGAAGCCGACGCCCTCGCCGCGGTCGTGGACGACATCGCGAACCGCTTCCCGCCCCGGGCAGGCGTACGGCCCCGCACCGCAGCACCGCCGCGGGGCGCAGTGCCCGGCCACACGGAGGGCGTCGAGGAGGAGCAGATACTGCTCGCCACCGCCACGGCCCACCCCTCCGACATCGAAGCCGTCCGGTGGCTGCTCCCCGAAGACCTCACCCTGCCGCTGCACACCGGCCTGTGGCAGTGCATCACCGCCCTGGCCCGACGCCACGAACCCGTCGACCCCGTCACCGTCTTGTGGGAGGCACAGCAGCGCGGCCTGCTGGACGACGGCAGCGAACCGAGCGAGGTCCTGCGCCTGCTGGCCGAACCCGCCGGTTCCGTCGAGCACTGGGCCGAGCGAGTCCTACAGCGCTCCCTCTTGGCCACAGCCGAACACACCGGCCGATGCATCGCCGCGTACGCCGGCGACCCGGCGGCCAGCCCGTTCCAACTCGTCGTCGGAGCCCGCCGCGCCCTCGCCGACATCGCCACCGTCCGCACCCGCTGGCAGCACGCCACCACACCCGCCCCACCACAGCGGAGGCGACCGGCGTCCACCACTCGCGCCGGGCCGCCAACCACCACGCCAGCGCAAGCCACACGGGGCACATGGTCAACCCGATAACCCCTCGCGTACACCGCCTGGCCATGCCCCGAGGGCCTGGCCACCGACGGAGAGAAACGAGACGGGGCTCCCGGTCTCAAGCCAGAGCAGGTCCCTGCCGAAGTCTGTAGGGACCAGGTCGGTCGGCCTCGGGTGCTCACTTGGCCTGCACGTCGTGACGGATGAACTCCGCTGGAGATACAGATCAGGCGCAGACCGCCCCCAGGACCTGGGGCGCGGCCGTAACTTCTGGCCGACCACGCACCCCCGAAATTACATAGACACGTCAACTCTGCATTGTTCGCCGAGCTGACGCCAGCCCCAAGTCACCATGTCCCAGAACCGCCACGGTTCAAGTCCGGCCATTCTTCACCCCGATCAGCATCCGGACAGACACTTACCCGTTGATCTTATTAATGATCTCCTGCGAGGCAGGAACACCCTTTCGAGGGACACCGCTCAAGCCCTCCCTCGGCATAGAATCATGACCATTCTCACACTCCGTGAAAATCTCACTCCGGAGTGAAAACTCACGTGGGTGTGTCCAGCTGAGGCAGCGCGGCGGTGAAGCATCACCGCTGGCCACGGGCGGAAGGCAGGCACAGGATGGGCAAGTGGGAAAACGGCATCGCGGCCGACCAGATCCTCGGGGCGCGGTGGCAGAAGGCCAAGTCCA from Streptomyces sp. CMB-StM0423 includes the following:
- a CDS encoding DNA cytosine methyltransferase encodes the protein MILDLFAGPGGWSQATSVLGVRDVGLEWDAWACRTRTAAGHLTVRTDVAAYPTWPFPGRTHGLIASPPCQAWSIAGKRLGLVDQPLVHQAVEDLAAGRDTRARLLSACRDERSLLAAEPMRYLHALNTVGEPEWIAMEEVPHVLPLWQQYAAILRAWGYSVWAGILNAADYGVPQTRRRAVLLASRVRTAHPPAPTHAQAAEPESLFGPGRARWVSMAQALGWGATDRPVPTVCAGGGPGGGPEPFPSGSRKTLTDARKRGTWTHPADDGATSPGRRGGGPAWCHEAGDSRAVSAAAPGGRARRWSWSLRSNNQAHATTRTIDEPAGTLFFGHRANECTWVATPSDAGDTAAPEPIRIGVREAGVLQTFPANYPWAGNKGQQFSQIGNAVPPLLAGHLLAPHLGATLDPDDFTLAA
- a CDS encoding DnaB-like helicase N-terminal domain-containing protein produces the protein MPHAPEPDEDDLAPIAPPQPVFHAEQALLGALLFDPRRLDDVRGIAADSFSTAAHTALYTAITTLPRPDPAEHAKNTTWLDRVLATSREQARGLTASYLHTLIHLCPRPGHAPAYARMVEAEHARRRLHTAADRLVHTVHDVSLPHPVQTVLAEADALAAVVDDIANRFPPRAGVRPRTAAPPRGAVPGHTEGVEEEQILLATATAHPSDIEAVRWLLPEDLTLPLHTGLWQCITALARRHEPVDPVTVLWEAQQRGLLDDGSEPSEVLRLLAEPAGSVEHWAERVLQRSLLATAEHTGRCIAAYAGDPAASPFQLVVGARRALADIATVRTRWQHATTPAPPQRRRPASTTRAGPPTTTPAQATRGTWSTR